A region from the Polyangiaceae bacterium genome encodes:
- a CDS encoding c-type cytochrome produces MSKLVTAFVAGAIACSALAIGCSKSENKTESSSSTAATTTAAATPDDPAAEAKKYFDTTCVVCHGKDGKGDGPGAAALNPKPRNYTDVKWQEEVKDEELRKAILEGGAAVGKSAAMPPNPQLKSKPKVVDELVKIVRGFKGK; encoded by the coding sequence ATGTCCAAGCTCGTCACCGCGTTCGTAGCCGGAGCCATCGCTTGCTCGGCGCTAGCGATCGGATGCTCCAAGTCCGAGAACAAGACGGAGAGCAGCAGCTCCACGGCCGCCACGACGACCGCCGCTGCCACGCCCGACGATCCGGCTGCCGAAGCCAAGAAGTACTTCGACACGACGTGCGTGGTTTGCCACGGCAAGGATGGCAAGGGTGACGGGCCCGGCGCGGCCGCGCTCAACCCCAAGCCGCGTAACTACACCGACGTGAAATGGCAGGAGGAGGTCAAGGACGAAGAGCTCCGAAAGGCCATCCTCGAAGGTGGCGCTGCGGTCGGCAAGAGCGCGGCCATGCCGCCGAACCCTCAGCTCAAGAGCAAGCCCAAGGTGGTGGACGAGCTGGTGAAGATCGTTCGCGGCTTCAAGGGCAAGTGA
- a CDS encoding phospholipase D family protein, which produces MAQSAWQAIAESRSETRRADVRLLSGADHYDVLVCKELPRARVAVWIATANLKELRIEAPIGTRARARGRYVSILDSLQTLSDAGVEIRLLHGSAPTRPFVSALNQHPRLKKKLALRECPRVHLKTITIDGRLLYLGSANFTGAGLGARAAERRNFELGILTEDDYLLDQAQAEFDAIWSGRRCGACKLRNECPKPLDRPALPGVKRARPAKSARRKRAG; this is translated from the coding sequence GTGGCCCAGAGCGCGTGGCAAGCGATCGCCGAGAGCAGGTCCGAGACGCGGCGGGCGGACGTGCGATTGCTGTCCGGCGCGGATCACTACGACGTGCTCGTGTGCAAGGAGCTGCCGCGCGCTCGCGTGGCGGTGTGGATCGCGACGGCCAACTTGAAAGAGCTGCGCATCGAGGCTCCGATCGGCACGCGAGCCCGCGCGCGCGGACGCTACGTGTCGATCCTCGACTCCTTACAGACGCTGAGCGACGCCGGCGTGGAGATCCGTTTGCTTCACGGGAGCGCGCCGACGCGACCGTTCGTTTCCGCGTTGAACCAACACCCTCGGTTGAAGAAGAAGCTGGCCCTACGGGAGTGCCCGCGGGTGCACCTGAAGACCATCACCATCGACGGGCGGCTCTTGTACCTGGGCAGTGCCAACTTCACCGGGGCGGGACTCGGCGCCCGCGCGGCGGAACGCCGGAACTTCGAGCTCGGCATCCTCACGGAGGACGACTACCTCCTGGACCAGGCGCAGGCGGAGTTCGACGCCATCTGGAGTGGGCGGCGCTGCGGCGCTTGCAAGCTGAGGAACGAGTGTCCGAAGCCCCTCGACAGGCCGGCATTGCCCGGCGTGAAGCGCGCGCGGCCGGCCAAGAGCGCGCGGCGGAAGCGCGCGGGGTAG
- a CDS encoding amidohydrolase family protein, producing MEYPTRFDTSYDLAKLPWFDVVDGRLVVDADLPPAVDVHTHLALAYVLPQKLDLNREWPSTEHYLPLSGTLDLDVYANVNFTPEDLTKMKRDLSLGAVTAGGMRRTHTLPNLAKEMSELGVVGSVLLAIDFPVLSDNAGDWLRAAKGRDEFVVFGSVHPYKPRMRAELDRQVAMGAKGIKVHPAVQTVIPSDRRAMKLYRECGKRHLPVLFHCGPVAIEPPLGRYLSQVRHYKKPLEETPDTTFILGHSGALQVDAGIELARRYDNVYVEIASQSLTGVRKIIERVDHDRILFGSDWPFYHQSMPLSKLLIATEGAPELRDKILYRNAARLLGLSTEKLLARRRAA from the coding sequence GTGGAGTACCCGACGCGTTTCGACACTTCCTACGATCTCGCGAAGCTGCCCTGGTTCGACGTGGTGGACGGCCGATTGGTGGTCGACGCGGACCTGCCGCCGGCGGTGGACGTGCACACGCACTTGGCGCTCGCGTACGTCCTGCCGCAGAAGCTGGATCTGAATCGCGAGTGGCCCAGCACCGAGCACTACCTGCCGCTTTCGGGCACGCTGGACCTGGACGTGTACGCGAACGTCAACTTCACGCCGGAAGATCTCACGAAGATGAAGCGGGATCTCTCGCTGGGCGCGGTCACGGCGGGGGGCATGCGGCGCACCCACACGTTGCCGAACTTGGCGAAGGAAATGAGCGAGCTCGGCGTGGTGGGCTCGGTGCTGCTGGCCATCGACTTCCCCGTGCTCTCGGACAACGCCGGAGATTGGCTTCGGGCTGCCAAGGGGCGCGACGAGTTCGTTGTGTTCGGCTCGGTGCACCCTTACAAGCCGCGCATGCGCGCGGAGCTCGACCGCCAGGTGGCGATGGGCGCCAAGGGCATCAAGGTGCATCCGGCGGTGCAGACCGTGATCCCGAGTGACCGCCGCGCGATGAAGCTGTACCGCGAGTGCGGAAAGCGGCACTTGCCGGTGCTGTTCCACTGCGGCCCGGTGGCCATCGAGCCGCCCCTGGGGCGCTACCTGTCACAGGTGCGGCACTACAAGAAACCGCTGGAAGAGACGCCGGACACCACGTTCATCTTGGGTCACAGCGGCGCGCTCCAGGTGGACGCCGGCATCGAGCTCGCCCGCCGCTACGACAACGTGTACGTGGAGATCGCCAGTCAGTCCCTCACGGGAGTTCGCAAGATCATCGAGCGCGTGGACCACGATCGCATCTTGTTCGGCAGCGACTGGCCCTTCTATCACCAGAGCATGCCGCTCTCGAAGCTGCTGATCGCGACGGAGGGCGCGCCGGAGCTGCGCGACAAGATCCTGTATCGAAACGCCGCGCGCCTCCTGGGCTTGAGCACGGAGAAGCTCCTCGCCCGCCGCCGCGCCGCTTAG
- a CDS encoding (2Fe-2S)-binding protein produces the protein MRTLNLVVNGDRLELAVPDHWTLLEALRYQLGLTGTKQGCDKGDCGACTVLLDGEPVLSCLTLAQVAEGREVVTIEGLTPLHKKAGGTGLDPVQDAFDRSGALQCGFCQPGMMLSAKALLNKNPNPSRQEIREALSGNLCRCTGYTQIFEAVELAATGVRETPYWERFRKG, from the coding sequence GTGCGTACCCTGAACCTCGTCGTCAATGGTGATCGCCTGGAGCTGGCGGTGCCCGACCACTGGACGCTGCTCGAAGCCCTGCGCTACCAGCTGGGGCTCACCGGCACCAAGCAGGGGTGCGACAAGGGGGACTGCGGGGCCTGCACCGTGCTGTTGGACGGCGAACCGGTGTTGTCGTGCCTCACCCTGGCGCAGGTCGCCGAAGGTCGCGAAGTCGTCACCATCGAAGGGCTCACCCCGCTCCACAAGAAGGCCGGCGGCACCGGATTGGATCCCGTGCAGGACGCCTTCGATCGCTCCGGTGCGCTGCAGTGCGGGTTCTGTCAGCCGGGCATGATGCTGTCGGCCAAGGCGCTGCTGAACAAGAACCCGAACCCCTCCAGGCAGGAAATCCGCGAGGCCCTGTCCGGCAACCTGTGCCGCTGCACCGGTTACACGCAGATCTTCGAAGCCGTGGAGCTCGCCGCCACGGGCGTTCGCGAAACGCCGTACTGGGAACGCTTCCGCAAGGGCTAA
- a CDS encoding class I SAM-dependent methyltransferase: MTDRDARISPTAHYTAYVWHRLRLPYAEHFATPTGRTLFWSFRAVGEWLAAASRTVPSMVQYLELRHRAIEHALSEIGPDHILEIGAGLSRRGVTWALDHGVRYTEVDLPHMVAAKRDVLARRGLLSRVSGKLTQEQKDALSSDFGAWLHERLAGAERPVVIAEGVLGYFEMPERERIARSIAEGLAGGGTFLCDLRSNEGGRTLAVTSELLKGAIWLVTRGRGAAENFRDEADVRSFFARTGFTTAEPVPTELATPHLVQLRSPARVWRGEITS; the protein is encoded by the coding sequence GTGACGGATCGCGATGCTCGCATCAGCCCCACCGCCCACTACACCGCCTACGTGTGGCACCGCTTGCGGCTGCCCTACGCGGAGCACTTCGCCACGCCCACCGGCCGAACGCTATTTTGGAGCTTTCGCGCCGTGGGGGAGTGGCTGGCGGCGGCGAGCCGCACGGTGCCGAGCATGGTGCAGTACCTGGAGCTCCGCCACCGGGCGATCGAGCACGCGCTGTCGGAGATCGGGCCGGACCACATCCTGGAGATCGGAGCCGGCCTTTCCCGCCGGGGGGTGACCTGGGCGCTGGACCATGGCGTGCGCTACACGGAGGTCGATCTGCCGCACATGGTGGCGGCCAAGCGCGACGTCCTCGCGCGTCGCGGGCTGCTCTCGCGAGTGAGCGGCAAGCTGACCCAGGAACAGAAGGACGCGCTATCGAGCGACTTCGGCGCGTGGCTTCACGAGCGCTTGGCGGGCGCCGAGCGGCCGGTGGTGATTGCGGAGGGCGTGCTCGGCTACTTCGAGATGCCCGAGCGCGAGCGTATCGCGCGGTCCATCGCCGAAGGCCTCGCCGGGGGCGGTACGTTCCTGTGCGACCTGCGCTCCAACGAGGGCGGGCGCACGCTGGCGGTCACCTCGGAGCTCTTGAAGGGCGCCATCTGGCTGGTGACCCGAGGCCGCGGCGCCGCGGAGAACTTTCGCGACGAAGCGGACGTGCGGAGCTTCTTCGCGAGGACGGGCTTCACGACAGCGGAGCCGGTGCCCACGGAGCTGGCGACGCCGCACCTGGTGCAGCTGCGTTCCCCCGCGCGCGTGTGGCGCGGGGAGATCACTTCGTGA
- a CDS encoding purple acid phosphatase produces MRTATLVLVALPTVGALAVAVFSGCSQDDSKKPSDQPPAELTFPYTPKGCDYQVALPDAAEEASGDRDVVGADPAPKHIHVSWAGASSSTVAVNWATDLDTRLTRVLYGTDKAGVEAADGPSGAVHVAAGHTMLLGSPLFTTQKLRVHEVHVCGLEPDTTYFYKVGGAGHWSQVYDTATAPPVGQSAPFRFAVTGDSRGSGEIFAQMSEQITSGGADFQVFTGDFIDNTANQSHWEQFFEGKSGSFATQDLIATRPLMPVNGNHDNLSVYYVGQFALPQDPSPGEEAQGEEWYSFDYANAHFVMLSSEGTNKDPQTKFLEEDLAQVDRGKTPWVFVAFHRAPYTCGSSHQGDSLAPRETWQPVFDKYAVDIVFTGHVHNYQRSLPIRGFQPGTTDGQVAQAGPNGEPVNGSGTVYVVSGGAAKDLYGTDPASTCYFSKYTEETHHYVMVDVDGNKLSYKAIRTDGSEMDAFSITK; encoded by the coding sequence GTGCGGACCGCCACTCTCGTGCTCGTGGCGCTTCCTACGGTCGGTGCGCTGGCCGTGGCGGTGTTCTCGGGCTGCAGCCAAGATGACTCCAAAAAGCCCTCGGACCAACCTCCGGCGGAGCTGACCTTCCCCTACACGCCCAAGGGTTGTGACTACCAGGTCGCGCTCCCGGACGCAGCGGAGGAAGCCAGCGGGGATCGTGACGTAGTAGGCGCCGATCCGGCACCCAAACACATCCACGTGAGCTGGGCCGGAGCCTCGTCGTCCACCGTCGCCGTGAATTGGGCCACGGACCTCGACACCCGACTCACCCGCGTCCTCTATGGAACGGACAAGGCCGGCGTCGAAGCGGCAGATGGTCCCAGCGGCGCGGTGCACGTGGCCGCAGGACACACGATGCTATTGGGCAGCCCGCTGTTCACCACCCAGAAGCTACGCGTGCACGAGGTGCACGTCTGCGGTCTGGAGCCGGACACCACCTACTTCTACAAGGTGGGCGGCGCCGGCCACTGGAGCCAAGTGTACGACACCGCCACGGCGCCGCCGGTGGGGCAGTCTGCCCCCTTCCGCTTCGCAGTGACTGGGGATTCTCGCGGCAGCGGCGAGATCTTCGCGCAGATGTCGGAGCAGATCACGAGCGGTGGCGCGGACTTCCAGGTCTTCACCGGAGACTTCATCGACAACACGGCAAACCAAAGTCATTGGGAGCAGTTCTTCGAAGGCAAGAGCGGAAGCTTCGCGACGCAAGATCTGATCGCCACGCGGCCGTTGATGCCCGTGAACGGCAATCACGACAACCTCTCCGTTTATTACGTCGGCCAGTTCGCGCTACCGCAAGATCCCTCGCCCGGTGAAGAAGCGCAGGGAGAGGAGTGGTACTCCTTCGACTACGCCAACGCGCACTTCGTGATGCTATCGAGCGAGGGCACCAACAAGGACCCGCAGACGAAGTTCTTGGAGGAAGATCTGGCCCAAGTCGATCGCGGCAAGACGCCCTGGGTCTTCGTGGCGTTCCATCGTGCGCCCTACACTTGTGGCAGCTCCCATCAAGGGGACAGCCTCGCGCCACGAGAGACGTGGCAACCCGTCTTCGACAAGTACGCCGTGGACATCGTGTTCACCGGCCACGTCCACAACTATCAGCGCTCCTTGCCCATCCGTGGTTTCCAGCCGGGAACGACGGACGGCCAAGTGGCGCAAGCGGGACCCAACGGTGAGCCGGTGAACGGCAGCGGCACGGTGTACGTAGTGTCCGGTGGTGCGGCGAAGGACTTGTACGGCACCGATCCTGCGTCCACTTGCTACTTCTCGAAGTATACCGAAGAGACTCATCACTACGTGATGGTGGACGTGGACGGGAACAAGCTGAGCTACAAGGCGATCCGCACCGACGGAAGCGAAATGGACGCCTTCTCGATCACGAAGTGA
- a CDS encoding 2-isopropylmalate synthase produces MSNAPYDWNELGPRRTLMHEGVTFLDETLRDGIQNPSVVDPSIEDKIELVHLMDELGIDYVNVGLPASSARNCADSEALCREISQSRLRIQPIAAGRTVVKDLEPIADIVQRTGVPVTVYAFVGSSEIRKLVESWSLEMLMDKTRQAVSFATRHGLTVCHVTEDTTRARPKTLRALWSAALDEGASRLCLADTVGYVTRTGVRNLVLFARTVADEAGGAHIGLDWHGHNDRGLALDNALWALEYGVDRIHGTARGVGERTGNTPMELLLLNLWLCKELPLKDAALLDRYSEAAARATQWDGRAPGSSRSAAEWLELLASH; encoded by the coding sequence GTGTCGAACGCCCCCTACGACTGGAACGAGCTCGGACCCCGCCGCACGCTGATGCACGAAGGGGTTACGTTTCTGGACGAAACGCTGCGCGACGGCATCCAGAACCCGAGCGTGGTGGACCCCAGCATCGAGGACAAGATCGAGCTGGTGCACCTGATGGACGAGCTCGGTATCGACTACGTGAACGTGGGCTTGCCGGCGTCCAGCGCGCGCAACTGTGCCGACAGCGAGGCGCTGTGTCGCGAGATCTCCCAAAGTCGGCTTCGGATTCAGCCCATCGCAGCCGGGCGTACGGTGGTCAAGGACCTCGAGCCCATCGCGGACATCGTGCAGCGCACCGGCGTGCCCGTCACGGTGTACGCATTCGTGGGCAGCTCGGAGATCCGCAAGCTGGTGGAGAGCTGGAGCCTCGAGATGCTCATGGACAAGACGCGCCAGGCGGTGAGCTTCGCCACGCGGCACGGTCTCACCGTGTGCCACGTCACGGAGGACACCACGCGAGCGCGCCCCAAGACTCTACGCGCGCTGTGGAGCGCTGCGCTGGACGAAGGCGCGTCGCGCCTGTGCTTGGCGGATACCGTGGGGTACGTCACGCGTACCGGTGTGCGCAATCTCGTATTGTTCGCGCGCACCGTCGCCGACGAAGCGGGCGGCGCTCACATCGGCCTCGATTGGCACGGCCACAACGATCGCGGCCTCGCACTCGACAACGCGCTATGGGCCCTCGAGTACGGCGTGGATCGCATCCACGGCACCGCGCGCGGAGTGGGCGAGCGCACCGGCAACACGCCCATGGAGCTCTTGCTCTTGAACTTGTGGCTGTGCAAAGAGCTCCCGCTCAAAGACGCCGCGCTCCTCGACCGCTATTCCGAAGCCGCCGCCCGCGCCACCCAGTGGGACGGCCGCGCGCCCGGAAGCTCCCGCAGCGCCGCCGAGTGGCTGGAGCTCCTGGCCAGCCACTGA
- a CDS encoding VWA domain-containing protein — protein sequence MSLRASAVAVFGLAVFAVWSVACGSSSDESTIAGGTTGGAVGTGGSGGGTGGGISTCTTNDGCTSGTFCSASGTCIVDGTCTTNADCTGGDACAKSGKCLPPGTCSDDQDCADGEVCDTATGSCAPGGSCGANVFKIEAVAPNMFISLDRSCSMTGTGGGGKTKWQIAVEAINKMLTDFNGKVRWGLGLFPDTVGASCTQGAAQFPVADANEAKIQSLLNASLKKADPFYPDGPCVTNIDTAMKQASQEPSFADTTRKSYVLLITDGAQAVCPNNQGDPLTIQIITQLAANGINTFVIGFGSGVKAASLNKFADAGGVPNNDPNNPSLHYYQADDAASLQAALGKIAGSIVGCTFTLNDVPPDPSKLYVFFDKVSLPRDPTHASGWDYDPATNQISFYGADCDKLKKNQVGKVDVVFGCNQPPPR from the coding sequence ATGTCCCTTCGCGCTTCTGCAGTTGCGGTGTTCGGTCTCGCGGTCTTTGCGGTTTGGAGTGTCGCCTGCGGAAGCAGCAGCGACGAAAGCACGATCGCCGGAGGCACTACCGGCGGCGCGGTGGGCACCGGTGGCTCCGGCGGCGGCACGGGGGGCGGCATCAGCACCTGCACGACCAACGACGGCTGCACGTCCGGGACGTTCTGTTCCGCTTCCGGCACCTGCATCGTCGACGGCACCTGCACCACGAACGCGGATTGCACCGGAGGCGACGCCTGCGCCAAGAGCGGCAAGTGCTTGCCCCCCGGCACCTGCAGCGACGACCAGGACTGCGCCGACGGCGAGGTGTGCGACACGGCCACCGGCAGCTGTGCGCCCGGAGGCTCCTGCGGCGCGAACGTCTTCAAGATCGAAGCCGTGGCCCCGAACATGTTCATCTCGCTGGATCGCTCGTGCTCCATGACGGGCACCGGCGGCGGCGGCAAGACCAAGTGGCAGATCGCCGTGGAAGCCATCAACAAGATGCTCACCGACTTCAACGGCAAGGTCCGCTGGGGTCTCGGCCTGTTCCCGGATACCGTGGGCGCCAGCTGCACCCAGGGCGCCGCCCAGTTCCCGGTGGCGGACGCCAACGAAGCGAAGATCCAGTCGCTGCTCAACGCCTCGCTCAAGAAGGCCGACCCGTTCTACCCGGACGGCCCCTGCGTCACCAACATCGACACGGCCATGAAGCAGGCGAGCCAGGAACCGAGCTTCGCCGACACCACACGCAAGAGCTACGTGCTGCTCATCACCGACGGCGCCCAAGCGGTGTGTCCCAATAACCAGGGGGATCCGCTCACCATCCAGATCATCACGCAGCTGGCGGCCAACGGCATCAACACCTTCGTGATTGGCTTCGGTTCCGGCGTGAAAGCTGCGTCCTTGAACAAGTTCGCGGATGCCGGCGGCGTGCCGAACAACGATCCGAACAATCCCTCGCTCCACTATTACCAGGCGGACGACGCCGCGAGCCTACAGGCCGCCCTGGGCAAGATCGCCGGTAGCATCGTGGGCTGCACCTTCACTTTGAACGACGTGCCGCCGGATCCGAGCAAGCTGTACGTGTTCTTTGACAAGGTGAGCCTGCCGCGGGACCCGACCCACGCTTCCGGCTGGGACTACGACCCCGCCACCAACCAGATCAGCTTCTATGGCGCTGATTGCGACAAGCTGAAGAAGAACCAGGTCGGCAAGGTGGACGTGGTGTTCGGCTGCAATCAGCCGCCGCCACGCTAG
- a CDS encoding GMC family oxidoreductase: MTQAAVVDVPVARVQKKPEPGAFGRQVFGDRGAHVARALAEAVIPGGRMLAPAGDAAVDRLARLLGSFGEGTPARYAKLLASLEQLARLRTGRRFTALSPERRAELVWSLHEGDLLRRAAFMALTYPLKNAYFDDLDVYHSFGCVWQSPQAQPEKQRWMQQVTSAAELDETLECDVVVVGTGAGGAVVAKELAERGVAVLLLEEGEYNQRQDFDRRTIPATRKLYRDGGLTGVVGNCVIPIPQGRTVGGSTTINAGTCLRTPPWILERWQSDLGLEALSPDGMKPYYDKVERTLEIGANGAKERGKPAEVLGRGCDTLGWSHFPVPRNAPECDGQGVCQWGCPTDAKRSTNVSYVPMALSRGAQLVTGFKVDEVIVENGRAVGVRGRCVSGGRRLEVRARGVILACGALQTPVLLMRQGLATANGQVGKNLTIHPATSVSAIFDEEIRGFEHVPQGHGIDQFHRDGILILGASAPLDMGATMFPFVGQRYVDVMENYDRIASFGVMVEDEPSGRIVLGPKGRPLALYKLGRRERKLLARGSAAIARVFFAAGAKAAYTEIHGFDELTTTADVDRLENACPGGLDVTMVAFHPLGTCRMGTDPETSVVDPSFESHEVPGLYIVDGSVVPTSIAVNPQLTIMALATRAGEVLAQRFT, from the coding sequence ATGACGCAGGCCGCAGTGGTCGACGTGCCCGTCGCGCGCGTCCAGAAGAAGCCGGAGCCCGGAGCCTTCGGTCGGCAGGTGTTCGGCGACCGCGGCGCGCACGTCGCGCGGGCGCTGGCGGAAGCGGTGATCCCCGGCGGTCGCATGCTGGCGCCGGCAGGCGACGCGGCGGTGGATCGCTTGGCGCGGCTGCTCGGCTCGTTCGGCGAAGGAACGCCGGCGCGTTACGCGAAGTTGCTCGCGAGCTTGGAGCAGCTGGCGCGGCTGCGCACGGGTCGGCGCTTCACCGCGCTGTCGCCCGAGCGGCGCGCAGAGCTCGTGTGGAGCCTGCACGAGGGCGATCTGCTGCGCCGCGCGGCGTTCATGGCGCTGACGTACCCGCTCAAGAATGCGTACTTCGACGACTTGGACGTGTACCACTCCTTCGGTTGCGTGTGGCAGAGCCCGCAGGCTCAGCCGGAGAAGCAGCGCTGGATGCAGCAGGTCACCAGTGCCGCGGAGCTGGACGAGACGCTGGAATGCGACGTGGTGGTGGTGGGCACCGGCGCCGGCGGCGCCGTGGTGGCCAAGGAGCTCGCGGAGCGCGGCGTCGCCGTTCTGCTCCTGGAGGAGGGCGAGTACAACCAACGTCAGGACTTCGATCGGCGCACCATTCCCGCCACGCGCAAGCTGTATCGCGACGGCGGGCTCACCGGCGTCGTGGGCAACTGTGTGATCCCGATCCCACAAGGCCGCACCGTGGGCGGGTCGACCACCATCAACGCGGGCACCTGCTTGCGCACGCCGCCGTGGATCCTCGAGCGCTGGCAGAGCGACCTCGGTCTCGAGGCGCTGTCGCCGGACGGCATGAAGCCGTACTACGACAAGGTCGAGCGCACGCTGGAGATCGGCGCCAACGGTGCCAAGGAACGCGGTAAGCCGGCGGAGGTGCTCGGTCGCGGCTGTGACACCCTGGGTTGGAGCCACTTTCCCGTGCCGCGCAACGCTCCCGAGTGCGACGGTCAGGGCGTGTGCCAGTGGGGCTGCCCCACGGACGCCAAACGCAGCACCAACGTGTCCTACGTGCCCATGGCTCTGTCTCGCGGCGCGCAGCTGGTCACGGGCTTCAAGGTGGACGAGGTCATCGTGGAGAACGGCCGCGCCGTTGGCGTGCGCGGTCGCTGCGTGAGCGGCGGCCGGCGTCTCGAGGTGCGCGCTCGCGGTGTAATCTTGGCGTGTGGCGCGCTGCAAACTCCGGTGCTCCTCATGCGCCAGGGTCTCGCCACCGCGAACGGACAGGTCGGCAAGAACCTCACCATTCATCCGGCCACCAGCGTCAGCGCCATCTTCGACGAGGAGATCCGCGGCTTCGAGCACGTGCCTCAAGGCCACGGCATCGACCAGTTCCATCGCGACGGCATCCTGATCTTGGGCGCCAGCGCGCCGCTGGACATGGGCGCCACGATGTTCCCCTTCGTCGGCCAACGCTACGTGGACGTGATGGAGAACTACGATCGCATCGCGTCCTTCGGTGTGATGGTGGAAGACGAGCCCAGCGGCCGCATCGTGCTCGGTCCCAAGGGTCGCCCCCTCGCCCTCTACAAGCTCGGCCGCCGCGAGCGGAAGCTCCTCGCCCGCGGCAGCGCCGCCATCGCCCGCGTGTTCTTCGCGGCCGGCGCCAAGGCCGCGTACACCGAGATCCACGGCTTCGACGAGCTGACCACCACCGCAGATGTCGATCGCCTGGAAAACGCCTGCCCCGGCGGCCTCGACGTCACCATGGTCGCGTTCCACCCCCTCGGCACCTGCCGCATGGGTACGGATCCGGAAACCAGCGTCGTGGACCCCTCCTTCGAGAGCCACGAAGTACCAGGGCTCTACATCGTGGACGGCAGCGTCGTGCCCACCAGCATCGCGGTGAACCCACAGCTCACGATCATGGCGCTCGCAACCCGCGCCGGCGAGGTGCTCGCGCAGCGGTTCACATAG
- a CDS encoding FadR family transcriptional regulator has protein sequence MSAEDPLERRSLVDLVTAKLRDEILSGRYDKGATLPAERALAEKLRVNRTSLKHALMRLEQLGFISTRHGIGSVVLDPLESAGAQLLSHWVFRSAGIDRAALSDVIEARTLMGGFLARLAAERRTKDDLKRMRHALAKLESAEADPERIQELELGFFRSMLQATNNRIFVLVANSMFAIYGSRAHVFREAFADGEHTRTRLEKIAQAIEEKNGETAEKVAVEYLRANGRALVDAAVRAESLE, from the coding sequence ATGTCAGCTGAAGATCCCTTGGAACGCCGCAGTTTGGTCGATTTGGTCACCGCCAAGCTGCGAGACGAGATCCTTTCCGGCCGCTACGACAAGGGGGCCACCCTGCCAGCGGAGCGAGCGCTGGCGGAAAAGCTGCGGGTCAATCGCACCTCGTTGAAGCACGCGCTCATGCGGCTGGAGCAGTTGGGTTTCATCTCCACACGCCACGGCATCGGCTCGGTGGTGTTGGATCCGCTCGAGTCCGCCGGGGCGCAGCTGCTCAGCCACTGGGTGTTCCGCTCGGCGGGGATCGACCGCGCGGCGCTGTCGGACGTGATCGAAGCGCGCACGCTGATGGGCGGATTCCTGGCGCGGCTCGCGGCTGAGCGGCGCACGAAGGACGACCTGAAGCGGATGCGGCATGCGCTCGCGAAGCTCGAGAGCGCCGAGGCGGATCCGGAACGCATCCAAGAGCTGGAGCTCGGGTTCTTCCGCTCCATGCTGCAGGCGACCAACAATCGCATCTTCGTGCTGGTGGCGAACTCCATGTTCGCCATCTACGGCTCGCGCGCGCACGTGTTCCGTGAGGCGTTCGCCGACGGCGAGCACACGCGCACGCGGCTCGAGAAGATCGCGCAAGCAATCGAGGAAAAGAACGGGGAGACGGCGGAGAAGGTCGCCGTGGAGTACTTGCGCGCGAACGGACGCGCGTTGGTGGACGCCGCCGTCCGGGCGGAGAGCTTGGAGTGA